GGCCCTGCCCGCTGCCTCATTGCACGAGCACTCGCTCCATGCGCCTTGTGATCTCGAGCAGGGTGCGTCTTCTCAAGGGAACGGAGGCCAATGTCATTTCAGGTGGCAATCAAGATCCTGTCACTTGAGGAGGGGATGTCCGAGGAGCTGGCTGCCAATGAAATCCTGGCCATGAGGGACAACAGCCAATGAAATCCTGGCCATGAGGGACAACAGGAGTCCCAATATCGTTATCTATTCAGACAGGTTGGCGTGTTCTCATGTCAATGTAGCTTTAGCTAGTGCAAGCCCCAAGAGACGATGCCCTTTGGTCACTGGCAGAGAAGGGAGCTGGTGATGATTTCTCTGCTGGTCTCCAGAGCATGGGAGGAGGTGGAGCTGGTGTTCAATAATCTCTTGTGGCACACGTAGCTTGGAGAGCAGTTGCAAAAACCTGGCTCAGGCCCTGGGGTGACTGAGGCTGTGCCCATTGCTGTCTCTCCATGCCgtggttttcttctttcagctACCTGGTGGATGCGGAGCTCTGGCTGGCCATGGAGTTCATGGACAGTGGTACCTTGTTTGATGTGCTCAGGGCAGTGTACCTGGAGGAAGGACAGATAGGCGCTGTCTGTCGGGGAGGTGAGGGATCCTGCTTGTGCTTCCCCAAGCCTGCCCAGGATGTTGCTTGCCAGCTGGAGGTTAAGGAGAGCCGAGATTTCTTGCTCTCACctttcttttgctgctgctgctgctgctgctgctgctgctgctgctgctgctgtcacaacacacagaagaagaaagagcatGGGATGTGAactgcctgctgctgtccccgcACTCCTCAGGCTCTGTTCTTGCACTCttccatcctgtctgtcctctgGCACTGGTGCTCGCTCACTCGCTTGGTTTCACTTGCTTCCTCTTCTCAGCTTTGCCTGGCAATGTTTTCCTGgagcctgtctgtctgtcctacATTCCTTGCCACTGGAAGGCAGCCTGCAGGTGGCAGAATTTCAAGCTAAGGGCAAAGAGCTTTCCTCAGCTTCAAAGGATAGCATTGCAGCCCCGATGGCGACGGATTCTGGAACAGCTCTAAGgtgctgcttcctcctctgctgccactAGGCTTCCCCAAAAATTTttgctgtgctgcctcccagccaAAGGTGACGCGCTTCCTACCGAAGGCCGGTGGAACTTTTGGAAGCCCAGATGCCTTTGCTTGGAAATTGAGAAAAGACTTCCAAGAGCGTTGAAGCATCAAGCTCTTCTTGGTGTCAGCAAGATGATGCTGTGCCCTCGCTCACAATTGCCTGAGAAAGTCGTCAATCCCATCAAGCTCTTTCCTTTCTGGTGGGATGAAATCAGATCCTGCATGTTaactttccctccctcccttttccctctcagtGCCTGCAAGGACTGCATTTCTTTCATTCCCGCCAAGTCATCCACAGAGACATCAAAAGCAACAACGTCCTTGTGGACATGGATGGATCTGTCAAGTTGGGTGGGTatctctgctgggctgcagcatttccagcatgTGCCGGGCACTTGCATTTTGGTGAGTGCCACTTGGGCAGAAGCACCGCTTGGCCAGTGTGTGAATGGTGAGAGTGTTTTGAAAGTGGCTGATACCTTATTTGCCTGGCTCCAGTCACGTGGaaggagagctcagctgcttTTTCAGCTCGATTCAGCATGGCCTGGTCAGGCTTGGAGTGGGCAATCGTTTTGGCGCTTTTCCAGTGGTAGCTGACTTTGGCAGGCTTTGTTTTTGTCCTCAGGTGACTTTGgcctctgtgctcagctcagccctgagcgCAGCAAGCGCAGCTCCAGCATCGGCACTCCCAGCTGGATGGCACCGGAGGTGGTGAGAGGAGAAGCCTACGGCCCCAAAGTGTACATGTGGTCCCTGGGGATCATAGGGCTGGAAATGGTGGAAGGGGAAGCTCCTTACGAGGGGGAAGCCCATCTCAGGGTAAGGTGCAGCTTAGCAAGAGGGCTCTGTGTGGAGAGAGCTGATATGGCTAGCAAAGGAGCAGGTGCAGTGTCCTCTTGCATCCATGTGCTGTAGGTTTATGAACTGATAGAAAGGAATGGGCCCCCAAAACTGCAGAAGCCCAGGCACCACTCAGCTCTCCTGCACGACTTCCTCcgctgctgcctgcaggcagacGAGGACAGGCGCTGCTCTGCCCAGGAACTCCTGCAggtaagaaaaagcaaaggggCAAaaagccctgccagctgaggaCACCTGCATGAAGAGATGAGGAGGAGTGTGGGCCACGTGGCACAGACAGCTCCCAGGACAGGAAGGCGCAGGGGGACACGCTGCCCTCGGTGCTCTTTGTGTGTCTTCCTGGTAGCCAGGGAATCTTGCTTGAGCCCGTGAGGATGGGATCCTGGAAAGTAAGAgttcctttctctgttctttttcctctggACAGCATCCCTTTGTGACCTCAGGCCATGCTGCCTCCAGCTTGGCTGCTCTGATCATCTCAGCCGAGCAAGGGCAGGAAGACTGGAGAGGAGACACCTGAGCCTGAGGAGGCCCTTATGCCCCGCCAGCcgagaggagggaaaaggggatgtGTCATCTtcaggcagagctccagccaTCCCCCGAGTATTAAGAGGAGCTGTGTCCTAGATAGGAAATGTGATAGTTTTCATATTTGCTCAGTTTATCTTAGGTTAGGTTAGGTGTGTGTTAGGTTCAATTTAaagctctggttttttttcttcctcaaaaagATGAAAGTTTAAACAAATTAGGAAATATAGGGATCAACTTTTAAGGACTATGGAAAGTAGATAGCTTAGCTAATAGAGGATTGTTTAGCTTAGAGTAGAGTGTTGTTAATTTAGGGAAGCTCCAAGGTATCTTTTAAGTAGAAATGAAAGAATTGTCATAATAGGAATTAAGCTGTGAGAGGaaaagctgggctgcagcccaACTGGAGCCTGCAGGTGATCCAAGCTGTCAGCCTGAACAGGCCATCTGCAGGACTGAAGGATGAAGATGGAGAAGTAGTGAGGGAATACTTTGTTTCAGCCCGAGTGCCAATAAAAGTCTAAAATATCCAGAGTGTTGTAAGACTCCCTTCCTTGCCAGGCTGTAGCTAAGGGGACAGTCCCTTTCAGAGGCCCAAAAAACAGGGTGAGGCAAGCAGCTTTGCTTGCCTGAAGTGTGGAATGCCCGTGGGAAGCTGAGAGACTTGCAGGTAATGAACGCCAGGAGATGAGCTCCCATTCAGGACAGTAGGAGGCAGATGTGCAGTCCTTTCTGGGTCTCTTGTCTTGGAGATGTCAGGGTGATCAGCAGCAATCACCATTTGGTTCCCACCCTCCTCTCACTATGTTACCTATGAGATGGAATGGCCTTCTCATAGCGACATCTGGCCCTTCCTCCctgcttctcttttccccccttttcagcccagagctccaggaccATCTGGGCCAGCCTCATCCCCCACGAGTGTGTGCAGCCACCAGGGCCTCCTCAGAGCCCCATTCCCACTCTGCTGCCTCCTTGGCCTTTTCCCACATCTGGGCCAGCCTGCTGTTGCCAGCTgttggacacacacacacacagagcataCCACACCTGTCAGGGAGCAGTTTGATGGAGGAGCCCCTGCTAACCATGGCTCACCAGCCCAGCACTTTTCCCACCCAGCTGTGGCTCCATTTGGACTCCATCTGCTGGGATACCCAGTATGAGGGACTGCTCAGGGCCTGGATGCTCCTTGAATGGTGCCCACAGGCCTGATTTCCATGCCTCCCCATTCCTCCTACCCCTAAGGGTGCCTCAGTCTTCTAAACACAATTGTTCTCACTCTGATGGcttcctgtgctttccttcaGACTGTAAGCAGGAGTACACAGTTTTCATTGTCTTTATTCTAGAATTGATAAAAAGAAGTTGGAAGTGCTGCTAgagtttttcatttaaaacttgAAGTATCTGCAAAAAGTAGAGAAGCTTTCTGTGCAGCTTTTCAGTTAATTTGAAGTCTCCTACCTCTTCACTCAGTTTCAGCATATCTGttgattttcctttgctgtcaTCTTTTAAGCTTCATCACATGTCTATCaatctgtaaaaaaaaccctataaacCCAACGCAAATTTACTATCCTTTGTATTTTTCCTCATCTGGAAAAGCTGAGACTACTGTGATCTTCTCCTGTGATCTAGACTTTGATTCCCATCTTGGCTCTGGCTAAGAGTAGAACAAATGGAATTTATTACCTGCTAGTAAGATCTGCTAGCAAAGGTCACAGTTAGAGCTAAGCATGGTGCTTCTCTCCCTCCGTTGAATACACATCTTTATGTCTAGGCCTGGTAGTTTCCAGGAGCACCTGGAAGCTACTGCCAAAGACAAAAGTCTCACTCTTGCTGGTTTGGACACGGAATTTTTAGTAGGATTTTGATCTACATCTACAGTGACCTACAGGAACTGGATCTTTGACACAAAGTGCCTTTAGCAACATTTCAAAGCATACTGGGCAATGAAGTCCAGATACTAATTAGTTGTGGTTTGTTTGAACTCTGTGTAACATCTGGTACAATATCCCAAAACATGTCATTTTGGAGTGTTTCAGGCATTTAAAATTTAGGCTTATTCTTGTCAacacttttctttcctcccttcagAAATCTGCATGCCCAGGTACtaatttctttctcagtttgtcGATAAGTTACCTGTCAGACAATACTTGTTTCttgacccagagatggggcaactgtCACCATTAGGCAGGATGGGACATACACATGTGATCAGGgtccaagaagaaaaacatttttttattctgcGTGTTGTCCAGCTTATACACTCTTAACCAAGCGTGATCTTCAGTCCACCGCTGGCCTTGGCTCGCAGGTGGCCATCAAGCGAGTGTCCCGGGAGCGCATCTCGGAGTGGGCACGGCTGGTGAGTGGGCGGGGCCAGCAGGAGGAGCCAGCGGGGCGTGCCGGGCGGGGCTGAGGCGAGGCCcggcagggcagcagccagaACAATGCAAGGGCAGCGAGCGTGGAGTGAGTGGGAGCGACGCAGCGCCCCGGGCCGGGCCATGGCGAGCCGCGGCAtggccgggcaggggctgcccgaGGCGCGGTGCAGCATTGGCCCCTCTGGCCGCATTGCGGTTCCCCCGCAGTCAAGGGCGCCCTGGTGCCCCTGGAGCCGGCGCTGCTGTGGAAGGAGTTGCGGCCTGGCTTCTGCTCCTGGACTGGTTCGAGGTGCCCGAGGGCTTCGCGCTGCTCATGGAGCGTCCGGAGCCCTGTCAGGACCTCTGGTACTTCCTGCACAAGCGGCAGTTCCTGACGGAGCCCGTGGCGCGGGGGTTGTTCCGCCAGGTGCTGGAGGCCGTGCGGCGCTGCAGCAGCCGGGGTGTCCTGCGCCACCACATCAAGGCCGAGAACATCCTCGTCGACCTGGCCACGGCCGAGGCGAAGCCCATCGACTTCGGGTGCAGCACCATCCTCTACACACGTTCTACACCCAGATGTCAGGTGAGCCCAAAGCCggggcccagcagggcagcaaagTTCCCCCCTTGGCTGTCAGagggggaagagggagggaaggaaggagggaacgAAGGAGGGGGAATCCTTCttcagccagctgcagccaagTTGCTttttggcagggcaggggctggctgtTGTGGAACgggagctggctgggagggagggagcagcattGGCCTGATGAGCTGCGCCCGTGTCCCGTAGGAATGCCGGAGTACAGCCCACCGGAGTGGATCCTCTTTGGCTGCTACCATggccagccagccaccatctggTCCCTGGGCATCCTGCTCTATGAGCTGGTCTGTGGGCACCTTCCTTTCCACAACAACGAGGACATCATCCAGGGCCAGCTCTTCTTTCCGCCCTGGATATCTCAAGGTGGGGATGTGCCTTCAAGGCACGAGGGGAAGAACAGGATTGGGAGGGGCAGCTGGCACATAAGCGTCCTCCTCTTGCAGCTGGTGAGGAGGTGGATCTCCTGGGCTCAGCTGGAGGAAGTGGCACCTGTTCCTCTGTGCTGGTATCCTCCGCAAGAGAGGATTGATAGGAAGCTTTtgggtgcagctctgagcactccTGGTGGCCTGGACATTGTGGAATGTGGGAGAGCATGGACAGGAGCCTTGTCCTGCTGAGCGGCGGTTTCTGGTTTCTCTCCACAGAGTGCCAGCACATCATCAGGTGGTGTTTATGCATGGACCCCACAGACAGGCCATCACTGGAAGACTTTTTGAGCATTCTTGGCTACAGGAGCTCTGCCTGGCCCAGGAGACAGCAGAGATGCATCCCTGTGCACAGTAGGATCCAAGAGCCAGCAAGTAGCAGCGGCACGTCTCATGGTGCTGGAAGAAAACCCTGGAGCATTTCCCTGCAGCCGCGGCATGGAGGAGAGAGCGCAGTCGAGGAGATGCTTCCGCTGGTCCGCGTGAGCTGTGGAGGGAGTGGCTCCATGCTGCCCGTCCCATTGGAGAAGTGGTGGCAGTGCAGTGAAGGTGCCACGGACTGGGACAGGGGAAACATCCCCCTGCAGCTCAATGGCATCGTGATGTCCCCACAAGCTGAGGCACAGTTGATGTGTTCTTCTGGAGCATGACCCCTTCCTGAGGGGGGAACACCCCCTCAGGAGGCTGGCTGGCTACCCCATGATGTCGGCTCTGGCCTGGGCTGAGGGAAGGTGGGTGATGCTTTTGCCATTCATCTGCTCTGGCAGGAATTTAAACTTTAGACAATCACATGCCGTTATGTGGTTTCTCATCAGTTGTATAGATTGGAGAAGTCACTGTGTTCCAGAACTGCGGATAGAGGGTGAGTTttgggagggaaatgtgagCTGCCCACAGGGTCCGGGTGCTGCCATCAGGATCGAAGTGCTGCCCTCAGAATCTAAGAGCTGACCTCACTTTCCAGACACTGCCCACACAATCCAAAAGTTGCCCTCAGGATCTGGGTGCTGCCTGGTTGATCTGGGCACAGCCCTCAAGATCCTGGTGACACCTACGGGATCCAGGCGCGGCCCACACgacccaggctctgcccagaACATCCAGGAGCGGCCCTCAGAATCCAAACTCGGCCCATGCAATCCGGGCAATGCAGTCAGGATCCAGCACCTGCCCACAGTTTCCAGGGTCTGCCCACAGGATCCAGGCTGTGACCACACGATCCTGGCGCCGCCCTCAGGACGCCATCCCACCCCCATGGCcctcagggcaggaggaaggaacGGAGGGGCCTGAGGAGAGTGCGGGCAGCGGTAGGGCttggttttatttgtctttGTTAATGTCCAGGGATTATAAACATCCATATTTTTCCTTGTAGACCAAGCCCAGGGCATCCAGCCTGGGGAAACT
This genomic interval from Zonotrichia leucophrys gambelii isolate GWCS_2022_RI unplaced genomic scaffold, RI_Zleu_2.0 Scaffold_159_108453, whole genome shotgun sequence contains the following:
- the LOC135461060 gene encoding serine/threonine-protein kinase PAK 3-like is translated as MSFQVAIKILSLEEGMSEELAANEILAMRDNRSPNIVIYSDSYLVDAELWLAMEFMDSGTLFDVLRAVYLEEGQIGAVCRECLQGLHFFHSRQVIHRDIKSNNVLVDMDGSVKLGDFGLCAQLSPERSKRSSSIGTPSWMAPEVVRGEAYGPKVYMWSLGIIGLEMVEGEAPYEGEAHLRVYELIERNGPPKLQKPRHHSALLHDFLRCCLQADEDRRCSAQELLQHPFVTSGHAASSLAALIISAEQGQEDWRGDT